A section of the Gopherus evgoodei ecotype Sinaloan lineage unplaced genomic scaffold, rGopEvg1_v1.p scaffold_43_arrow_ctg1, whole genome shotgun sequence genome encodes:
- the LOC115642640 gene encoding translation initiation factor IF-2-like isoform X4 has product MAAGSDAPAALPPARLARLKRSRRSASHLPVALRTKALAQLLHHHSPEPGSTTTTTAPGLPSPAPAPPAGDPNGDRVELALWEAEAAPEPAPEAGPGCEELTLDHLLEIVAQLEYHTHPEDGVEICPLFLLGCCFSGACCPQHHTLLPYHWQLWQTASLPPGWLSVGPEAHETLERLYSDPERTLVRASYRGVAFDIDLVAMQDALRQPVPGPPAGPGAPPGAALPRDLGAADPRAGLAPGARGGGGARLPAHLRALSQEPARVAVPPGAGLAGAEPLPVGQVQEEAEPHEPADVPGAAAAERASPLPRDVGGRGAGHLQTQPGPPAVGETRRPLRAGQLLRPPGQLLPPLRAPRRGRPAPRLPLQGAGGALGPGAAGPAPAPGPGPRRPGQRPVRLVRGQPERPPDLRGLRQRPVLPLLPPPVPRAGGGGDGGLTGGGGGRTQESCCRWRSEGSSVIGLGWAQQEVMSLGPTRLPRVQQEVMSFYSRL; this is encoded by the exons ATGGCGGCCGGCAGTGATGCCCCCGCAGCCCTGCCGCCCGCCCGGCTCGCTCGCCTCAAACGCTCCCGCCGTTCGGCGTCCCACCTCCCCGTTGCGCTGCGGACGAAGGCCCTGGCGCAGCTGCTCCACCATCATTCCCCCGAGCcgggcagcaccaccaccaccacagcccccggcctgccctccccagccccagcgccccccgccggCGACCCCAACGGGGACAGGGTGGAGCTGGCGCTGTGGGAGGCGGAGGCGGCTCCGGAGCCGGCCCCCGAGGCCGGGCCTGGGTGCGAGGAGCTGACCTTGGACCACCTGCTGGAGATCGTGGCCCAGCTGGAGTACCACACCCACCCCGAGGACGGGGTGGAGATCTGCCCCCTCTTCCTCTTGGGCTGCTGCTTCTCCggggcctgctgcccccagcaccaCACCCTCCTGCCCTACCACTGGCAGCTGTGGCAGACGGCCAGCCTGCCCCCCGGCTGGCTGAGCGTCGGGCCCGAGGCCCACGAGACGCTGGAGCGGCTCTACAGCGACCCTGAGCGCACCCTCGTGCGGGCCTCCTACCG AGGCGTCGCCTTCGACATCGACCTGGTGGCCATGCAG GACGCTCTCCGGCAGCCTGTACCTGGGCCCCCCGCCGGCCCCGGGGCCCCCCCTGGCGCAGCCCTACCCCGAGACCTGGGTGCCGCTGACCCCCGAGCAGGACTGGCACCAGGCGCCCGTGGCGGTGGAGGAGCGCGGCTACCGGCTCATCTACGGGCTCTTTCACAAGAGCCTGCCCGAGTCGCGGTACCGCCTGGAGCGGGTCTGGCGGGTGCAGAACCCCTTCCTGTGGGACAAGTACAAGAG gAAGCAGAGCCACATGAGCCGGCAGATGTCCCCGGAGCAGCGGCTGCGGAACGAGCGTCACCTCTTCCACGGGACGTCGGCGGGCGCGGTGCCGGCCATCTGCAAACACAACCTGGACCCCCGGCTGTCGGGGAAACACGCCGCCCTCTACGGGCAGGGCAGCTACTTCGCCCGCCGGGCCAGCTACTCCCACCGCTACGCGCCCCCCGCCGAGGCCGGCCTGCGCCACGTCTTCCTCTGCAAGGTGCTGGTGGGGCGCTCGGCCCTGGGGCAGCCGGCCCTGCGCCGGCCCCCGGCCCTGGACCCCGGCGACCCGGCCAGCGACCTGTACGACTCGTGCGTGGACAGCCTGAGCGACCCCCAGATCTACGTGGTCTTCGACAACGACCAGTGCTACCCCTACTTCCTCCTCCAGTACCGCGAGCTGGAGGAGGTGGTGACGGTGGATTgaccggggggggcgggggaagaacccaggagtcctgttgcCGCTGGCGGAGTGAGGGGAGCAGCGTGATTGGTCTGGGTTGGGCCCAGCAGGAAGTGATGTCACTAGGCCCAACGCGTCTGCCCAGGGTCCAGCAGGAAGTGATGTCATTCTACAGCAGGCTGTGA
- the LOC115642640 gene encoding translation initiation factor IF-2-like isoform X2 → MAAGSDAPAALPPARLARLKRSRRSASHLPVALRTKALAQLLHHHSPEPGSTTTTTAPGLPSPAPAPPAGDPNGDRVELALWEAEAAPEPAPEAGPGCEELTLDHLLEIVAQLEYHTHPEDGVEICPLFLLGCCFSGACCPQHHTLLPYHWQLWQTASLPPGWLSVGPEAHETLERLYSDPERTLVRASYRGVAFDIDLVAMQVRNSPSFTRVRRLGTSPAPGAPFGTSHVYYWRALGGWQPYSQDALRQPVPGPPAGPGAPPGAALPRDLGAADPRAGLAPGARGGGGARLPAHLRALSQEPARVAVPPGAGLAGAEPLPVGQVQEEAEPHEPADVPGAAAAERASPLPRDVGGRGAGHLQTQPGPPAVGETRRPLRAGQLLRPPGQLLPPLRAPRRGRPAPRLPLQGAGGALGPGAAGPAPAPGPGPRRPGQRPVRLVRGQPERPPDLRGLRQRPVLPLLPPPVPRAGGGGDGGLTGGGGGRTQESCCRWRSEGSSVIGLGWAQQEVMSLGPTRLPRVQQEVMSFYSRL, encoded by the exons ATGGCGGCCGGCAGTGATGCCCCCGCAGCCCTGCCGCCCGCCCGGCTCGCTCGCCTCAAACGCTCCCGCCGTTCGGCGTCCCACCTCCCCGTTGCGCTGCGGACGAAGGCCCTGGCGCAGCTGCTCCACCATCATTCCCCCGAGCcgggcagcaccaccaccaccacagcccccggcctgccctccccagccccagcgccccccgccggCGACCCCAACGGGGACAGGGTGGAGCTGGCGCTGTGGGAGGCGGAGGCGGCTCCGGAGCCGGCCCCCGAGGCCGGGCCTGGGTGCGAGGAGCTGACCTTGGACCACCTGCTGGAGATCGTGGCCCAGCTGGAGTACCACACCCACCCCGAGGACGGGGTGGAGATCTGCCCCCTCTTCCTCTTGGGCTGCTGCTTCTCCggggcctgctgcccccagcaccaCACCCTCCTGCCCTACCACTGGCAGCTGTGGCAGACGGCCAGCCTGCCCCCCGGCTGGCTGAGCGTCGGGCCCGAGGCCCACGAGACGCTGGAGCGGCTCTACAGCGACCCTGAGCGCACCCTCGTGCGGGCCTCCTACCG AGGCGTCGCCTTCGACATCGACCTGGTGGCCATGCAGGTGCGCAACAGCCCCAGCTTCACCCGCGTGCGGCGCCTGGGCAcctccccggcacccggcgcccCCTTCGGCACCAGCCACGTCTACTACTGGCGGGCGCTCGGCGGCTGGCAGCCCTACAGCCAG GACGCTCTCCGGCAGCCTGTACCTGGGCCCCCCGCCGGCCCCGGGGCCCCCCCTGGCGCAGCCCTACCCCGAGACCTGGGTGCCGCTGACCCCCGAGCAGGACTGGCACCAGGCGCCCGTGGCGGTGGAGGAGCGCGGCTACCGGCTCATCTACGGGCTCTTTCACAAGAGCCTGCCCGAGTCGCGGTACCGCCTGGAGCGGGTCTGGCGGGTGCAGAACCCCTTCCTGTGGGACAAGTACAAGAG gAAGCAGAGCCACATGAGCCGGCAGATGTCCCCGGAGCAGCGGCTGCGGAACGAGCGTCACCTCTTCCACGGGACGTCGGCGGGCGCGGTGCCGGCCATCTGCAAACACAACCTGGACCCCCGGCTGTCGGGGAAACACGCCGCCCTCTACGGGCAGGGCAGCTACTTCGCCCGCCGGGCCAGCTACTCCCACCGCTACGCGCCCCCCGCCGAGGCCGGCCTGCGCCACGTCTTCCTCTGCAAGGTGCTGGTGGGGCGCTCGGCCCTGGGGCAGCCGGCCCTGCGCCGGCCCCCGGCCCTGGACCCCGGCGACCCGGCCAGCGACCTGTACGACTCGTGCGTGGACAGCCTGAGCGACCCCCAGATCTACGTGGTCTTCGACAACGACCAGTGCTACCCCTACTTCCTCCTCCAGTACCGCGAGCTGGAGGAGGTGGTGACGGTGGATTgaccggggggggcgggggaagaacccaggagtcctgttgcCGCTGGCGGAGTGAGGGGAGCAGCGTGATTGGTCTGGGTTGGGCCCAGCAGGAAGTGATGTCACTAGGCCCAACGCGTCTGCCCAGGGTCCAGCAGGAAGTGATGTCATTCTACAGCAGGCTGTGA
- the LOC115642640 gene encoding protein mono-ADP-ribosyltransferase TIPARP-like isoform X3 produces the protein MAAGSDAPAALPPARLARLKRSRRSASHLPVALRTKALAQLLHHHSPEPGSTTTTTAPGLPSPAPAPPAGDPNGDRVELALWEAEAAPEPAPEAGPGCEELTLDHLLEIVAQLEYHTHPEDGVEICPLFLLGCCFSGACCPQHHTLLPYHWQLWQTASLPPGWLSVGPEAHETLERLYSDPERTLVRASYRGVAFDIDLVAMQPFTQSIEAALRRGQEEALCSTAKHSYQLNLRAGYQRNLATGTVRPLRARPAFRAPALLLPELRTLSGSLYLGPPPAPGPPLAQPYPETWVPLTPEQDWHQAPVAVEERGYRLIYGLFHKSLPESRYRLERVWRVQNPFLWDKYKRKQSHMSRQMSPEQRLRNERHLFHGTSAGAVPAICKHNLDPRLSGKHAALYGQGSYFARRASYSHRYAPPAEAGLRHVFLCKVLVGRSALGQPALRRPPALDPGDPASDLYDSCVDSLSDPQIYVVFDNDQCYPYFLLQYRELEEVVTVD, from the exons ATGGCGGCCGGCAGTGATGCCCCCGCAGCCCTGCCGCCCGCCCGGCTCGCTCGCCTCAAACGCTCCCGCCGTTCGGCGTCCCACCTCCCCGTTGCGCTGCGGACGAAGGCCCTGGCGCAGCTGCTCCACCATCATTCCCCCGAGCcgggcagcaccaccaccaccacagcccccggcctgccctccccagccccagcgccccccgccggCGACCCCAACGGGGACAGGGTGGAGCTGGCGCTGTGGGAGGCGGAGGCGGCTCCGGAGCCGGCCCCCGAGGCCGGGCCTGGGTGCGAGGAGCTGACCTTGGACCACCTGCTGGAGATCGTGGCCCAGCTGGAGTACCACACCCACCCCGAGGACGGGGTGGAGATCTGCCCCCTCTTCCTCTTGGGCTGCTGCTTCTCCggggcctgctgcccccagcaccaCACCCTCCTGCCCTACCACTGGCAGCTGTGGCAGACGGCCAGCCTGCCCCCCGGCTGGCTGAGCGTCGGGCCCGAGGCCCACGAGACGCTGGAGCGGCTCTACAGCGACCCTGAGCGCACCCTCGTGCGGGCCTCCTACCG AGGCGTCGCCTTCGACATCGACCTGGTGGCCATGCAG cCCTTCACCCAGAGCATCGAGGCGGCGCTGCGGCGCGGCCAGGAGGAGGCGCTGTGCAGCACGGCCAAGCACAGCTACCAGCTTAACCTGCGGGCCGGCTACCAGCGCAACCTGGCCACGGGCACCGTGCGCCCCCTGCGGGCCCGGCCTGCCTTCCgcgcccctgccctgctgctgccggAGCTACG GACGCTCTCCGGCAGCCTGTACCTGGGCCCCCCGCCGGCCCCGGGGCCCCCCCTGGCGCAGCCCTACCCCGAGACCTGGGTGCCGCTGACCCCCGAGCAGGACTGGCACCAGGCGCCCGTGGCGGTGGAGGAGCGCGGCTACCGGCTCATCTACGGGCTCTTTCACAAGAGCCTGCCCGAGTCGCGGTACCGCCTGGAGCGGGTCTGGCGGGTGCAGAACCCCTTCCTGTGGGACAAGTACAAGAG gAAGCAGAGCCACATGAGCCGGCAGATGTCCCCGGAGCAGCGGCTGCGGAACGAGCGTCACCTCTTCCACGGGACGTCGGCGGGCGCGGTGCCGGCCATCTGCAAACACAACCTGGACCCCCGGCTGTCGGGGAAACACGCCGCCCTCTACGGGCAGGGCAGCTACTTCGCCCGCCGGGCCAGCTACTCCCACCGCTACGCGCCCCCCGCCGAGGCCGGCCTGCGCCACGTCTTCCTCTGCAAGGTGCTGGTGGGGCGCTCGGCCCTGGGGCAGCCGGCCCTGCGCCGGCCCCCGGCCCTGGACCCCGGCGACCCGGCCAGCGACCTGTACGACTCGTGCGTGGACAGCCTGAGCGACCCCCAGATCTACGTGGTCTTCGACAACGACCAGTGCTACCCCTACTTCCTCCTCCAGTACCGCGAGCTGGAGGAGGTGGTGACGGTGGATTga
- the LOC115642640 gene encoding protein mono-ADP-ribosyltransferase TIPARP-like isoform X1, which produces MAAGSDAPAALPPARLARLKRSRRSASHLPVALRTKALAQLLHHHSPEPGSTTTTTAPGLPSPAPAPPAGDPNGDRVELALWEAEAAPEPAPEAGPGCEELTLDHLLEIVAQLEYHTHPEDGVEICPLFLLGCCFSGACCPQHHTLLPYHWQLWQTASLPPGWLSVGPEAHETLERLYSDPERTLVRASYRGVAFDIDLVAMQVRNSPSFTRVRRLGTSPAPGAPFGTSHVYYWRALGGWQPYSQPFTQSIEAALRRGQEEALCSTAKHSYQLNLRAGYQRNLATGTVRPLRARPAFRAPALLLPELRTLSGSLYLGPPPAPGPPLAQPYPETWVPLTPEQDWHQAPVAVEERGYRLIYGLFHKSLPESRYRLERVWRVQNPFLWDKYKRKQSHMSRQMSPEQRLRNERHLFHGTSAGAVPAICKHNLDPRLSGKHAALYGQGSYFARRASYSHRYAPPAEAGLRHVFLCKVLVGRSALGQPALRRPPALDPGDPASDLYDSCVDSLSDPQIYVVFDNDQCYPYFLLQYRELEEVVTVD; this is translated from the exons ATGGCGGCCGGCAGTGATGCCCCCGCAGCCCTGCCGCCCGCCCGGCTCGCTCGCCTCAAACGCTCCCGCCGTTCGGCGTCCCACCTCCCCGTTGCGCTGCGGACGAAGGCCCTGGCGCAGCTGCTCCACCATCATTCCCCCGAGCcgggcagcaccaccaccaccacagcccccggcctgccctccccagccccagcgccccccgccggCGACCCCAACGGGGACAGGGTGGAGCTGGCGCTGTGGGAGGCGGAGGCGGCTCCGGAGCCGGCCCCCGAGGCCGGGCCTGGGTGCGAGGAGCTGACCTTGGACCACCTGCTGGAGATCGTGGCCCAGCTGGAGTACCACACCCACCCCGAGGACGGGGTGGAGATCTGCCCCCTCTTCCTCTTGGGCTGCTGCTTCTCCggggcctgctgcccccagcaccaCACCCTCCTGCCCTACCACTGGCAGCTGTGGCAGACGGCCAGCCTGCCCCCCGGCTGGCTGAGCGTCGGGCCCGAGGCCCACGAGACGCTGGAGCGGCTCTACAGCGACCCTGAGCGCACCCTCGTGCGGGCCTCCTACCG AGGCGTCGCCTTCGACATCGACCTGGTGGCCATGCAGGTGCGCAACAGCCCCAGCTTCACCCGCGTGCGGCGCCTGGGCAcctccccggcacccggcgcccCCTTCGGCACCAGCCACGTCTACTACTGGCGGGCGCTCGGCGGCTGGCAGCCCTACAGCCAG cCCTTCACCCAGAGCATCGAGGCGGCGCTGCGGCGCGGCCAGGAGGAGGCGCTGTGCAGCACGGCCAAGCACAGCTACCAGCTTAACCTGCGGGCCGGCTACCAGCGCAACCTGGCCACGGGCACCGTGCGCCCCCTGCGGGCCCGGCCTGCCTTCCgcgcccctgccctgctgctgccggAGCTACG GACGCTCTCCGGCAGCCTGTACCTGGGCCCCCCGCCGGCCCCGGGGCCCCCCCTGGCGCAGCCCTACCCCGAGACCTGGGTGCCGCTGACCCCCGAGCAGGACTGGCACCAGGCGCCCGTGGCGGTGGAGGAGCGCGGCTACCGGCTCATCTACGGGCTCTTTCACAAGAGCCTGCCCGAGTCGCGGTACCGCCTGGAGCGGGTCTGGCGGGTGCAGAACCCCTTCCTGTGGGACAAGTACAAGAG gAAGCAGAGCCACATGAGCCGGCAGATGTCCCCGGAGCAGCGGCTGCGGAACGAGCGTCACCTCTTCCACGGGACGTCGGCGGGCGCGGTGCCGGCCATCTGCAAACACAACCTGGACCCCCGGCTGTCGGGGAAACACGCCGCCCTCTACGGGCAGGGCAGCTACTTCGCCCGCCGGGCCAGCTACTCCCACCGCTACGCGCCCCCCGCCGAGGCCGGCCTGCGCCACGTCTTCCTCTGCAAGGTGCTGGTGGGGCGCTCGGCCCTGGGGCAGCCGGCCCTGCGCCGGCCCCCGGCCCTGGACCCCGGCGACCCGGCCAGCGACCTGTACGACTCGTGCGTGGACAGCCTGAGCGACCCCCAGATCTACGTGGTCTTCGACAACGACCAGTGCTACCCCTACTTCCTCCTCCAGTACCGCGAGCTGGAGGAGGTGGTGACGGTGGATTga